In Methanoregula sp., the sequence CGGTCACAAGCCCGATCAGCCGGGAATCCTCAATCACCGGTAATGCCCCGATATTCTTTGCAAGCATCTCCCGGGCTGCTTCATTAATGCTCTTTTCCGGAGTAGTTGTGATAAGATTTCCCTTAATCAGTGTCCTGACGGGCAGTCCCATCACTTCCGAGATATTCCCGGTGGTCAGCCGCGAGAAGACTTCCCGGCTGCCGAGATAGCACATCAGGTCAGTTGCCGTAACAATGCCGTACACGACATCGTCGCTCACTACCGGTAACCGGCGGAGCCGGTATTTCGTCATGTCATGGGCGACTGTTTCTATCGGGCAGTCCGGCGCAGTCACCCGCAGGGACGTACTCATCACATCTTCGACCTTGAGCGAACTCTGCTGTGCCCCCAGCACCCGCATCACATCCCGTTCAGTTACAATCCCGGTAAGAACCCCGTCGTTGTCTACGATCGGGAGCCCCCCGATCATTTTTTCGACAATCTCTTTAACCGCATCGCGGATGGTTGCATCGTGCGTGAGCGTGACCGTCTGCTGCGTCATGATCGTTCGAACGTTCTCGTTCACCGCCGAGAGCAGGTTGCCGCCATGTTTGACCTGTACGAGCTTGTACTTGTCACCTCCCCCCATGAAATTGATCACATCACCCGATGTGATGATTCCCCGCAGTTTTTTTGTGCCTGCATCGGTGACAGGAAGCCGACGGAAACCGCACGCGGTCATCTGTTCCACAGCCCCGAAAATACTCGTAGTAGGGGGAACTGAAATGACATCGCGGGTTGCGATCGCCATGATCTCGCCTTCCTGCTCTGCAATATGTGATTTAAACTCAACCGGCCCGCGGTCGAGTTTTCCCTGCATCTTTAAGAGCCGGTCGCCCTGTTTGATGCCCCGATCATTCTGGTGCATTCTCACCTCTGGAGGGTCATAAAACCCACTTCTGTAATTATCCCTGGAAGATTCCTTCCAGAAGTATCCTGTCCATGTTGATCCTGCTGGTGATGGCGCGGTTTTTACGCAAGTGCAGCAAGGATGTCATGCCGGTCAACAATCCCGACAAGGATCTCCCCGTTAAGCACCGGCAGCCGGCTTATATCATGCTTCACGAGCAGTTCTGCCGCATACCTTACCGGCTCATCGGGCGCGATCGTGACCACTTCATGGGTCATCACGTCTTCGATCGTGGTATGGGCGTGCTGGGCGATTGCCGACCGCACCCTTTTGTGACTGATCAGGTCACGTCGTGATATAATCCCAACGAGCCGCTTCTTTTTGATAACCGGGAATGCAGTGAACCCGCTCTCCATGATCAGTGCCTGGACTTTCTGGAGTTCATCGGCAGGATTTACTGCAACCACGTGCCCGGTCATGCGTGAAGCCACCGTCCCGTGCAGTTCGTTGCGCGAGATGATGACCGGGAAGAGATCCGAAAGAAGAACCCCTCCCCGTATGTGATGCGTAGAGTCAACCACCGCAGCACTATCCGTATGGAAGCTTTTCATTGTTTTTGCCACCTGTTCGATTGAGTCTTCAGGACTTACCATCGGTGCATCCTTAACAAATCCCTCAACCGTCACATTTGATTTTGTTGCAGTCACCCGCAACCCGTCCGTCAAGTCAATATAGCCGACAAGGGATTTTTTCCCGTCGACTACATAGACTTCTCGGAACCGGCCATCTCTCAGGATCTGCCGTGCCTTTGTTATCTGGTCACTGTTTTTCAGCACAGGGATCTCTAAGATGAAATCCTGTGCTGTTTTCATGTGATTTTGTCCTCGTCACGGCAGCCTGGGCAGACCATTACACCATCCACCCGCTTAAGGTCATCAGACATCTGGCTGCAGCGGTCACATATACCCTGCTCAATGATCTCCTCGCGGTTGATCTCGATGAGATCCTCCAGTATATCATTGAGTTCGGTAGAGACGGTAAGAAGATCCCGGACGGTAACAATACCAATCACCTTGTGGTGTTCATCCACAACGGGGAGTCTCCTTACCTTATACTTCACCATCATATGGGCGGCATCGCCAGATGTTTTATCCGCACTCACCGTAATGAGTGGCGTGCTCATGATTTCATTCACGTGTACTTTGCTCGGTTTGAGATCCTTTGCCACCACCTTGCAGTTGATGTCTTCCTCGGTAACAATGCCGATGGGCTTGTGATCCTCGAGGATGATTACGCTGCCGACTCCTTCCTGGCACATCACCTTTGCAGCTTTTGCTACTGTGGCCTCAATGCCGATCATAGTCGGATTGCGTTTCATCACTTCCCCGATGGGGACACGGGTTTCAAACCGGATTGCGTCGGTTGTCTTTTTCATGAGTCACCTCCTTGGTGCGCTTTTGTTCTGATGATTTACAATTAGCATACTCCCCTCCCCTTGTATAAATACAATTTGGCCGAGGCGGGCAACAATGCGGCGCAGTAATAATTGAAGAGGTCGACACGGACCGTGCAGAAACCCCCTACGGCGACCCGCTGGAAAAAATACGAGAAACCTAATAAACTGCGTATTCTATACATTACTAACGAATCATGGTGAATTCTTTGTATCCCGGTACAATGCGTAACCAACGAGGTGCATAAGTGAAAATATTTTTACAGACGTTTGGTACGGCAAAGAAGAAATTTTCCAATTTCCTCAACTCATTTTTCAAGAAGAAGCGAACCCGGATAGGCATCTACGGCCCCCCCAATGCGGGTAAGACCACGCTGGCAAACCGTATTGCCCGTGACTGGACCGGCGATGCTGTTGGCCCGGTAAGCGAGATCCCGCACGAGACCCGCAGGGCAAGAAAGAAGGAAGATATCATTATTTCCGGCGCCAACGGCAGCACGGTAACGATGGATATTGTCGACACCCCGGGTGTAACGACCAAGATCGATTACCACGAATTTTTGGAGTTCGGCATGGAGAAGGACGAAGCGATCATCCGCTCCCGGGAAGCCACCGAGGGTGTTGCCGAGGCCATGCACTGGCTGCGCGAGGATATCGATGGCGTCATCTACATGCTCGACTCGACCCTCGATCCATTCATGCAGGTGAATATCATGATGATCGGGATCATCGAGAGCAGGAACCTGCCCGTCATTATTGTGGCAAATAAGATTGACCTGCCCGATGCTACGCCGGCACGTATCCGCAGCGCGTTTCCCCAGCACCCGGTTGTTGCTATTTCCGGTCTCGAGGGCAGGAACGTTGAGGATCTCTACGAGACCATGATCGAATACTTCGGGTGAAGACCATGCCGCACAAGTGTACGAAATGCGGGCGGGAATACAAGGATGGTTCAACCGAGATCCTGAGAGGGTGCGCAAGCTGCGGCGGCAAGAAGTTTCTCTACGTCAAGGAAGAAGAGATCAACAAGGATGTGCTCGAAGAGAAATCTATTGAAGAGATTGCTGACGAGTCCAAAGAAGAGGTGCTCGAGATTGTCGAGCAGCCCACTACTGCAAAAAAGGAAGTGGAGATGTATGACCGGGTCGAGACTATCCGGATTGTTTCCCCGGGCTCTTATGAGCTGAACCTTGAGAAGATGGCAAAAACCGATGAGCGGATCGTAAGCGTCGGCAAAGAGGGCAGTTATATCATCGATCTCATGTCCATGGCAAAAGACGAGCCCAAGAAGAAAGGAAAGAAGAAGTAAGGGTTACTTCTGAATATTTTTTTGCATTTCCAATGGATCGCAGATAATTTTGTTATTCATTGAGGTTTCATTCCCTCGGCGATGGCATCCTCCGGATGCGATTATGCCACGTTTTTTACCGCGTCCTCATCTCGCCCCGTATTCCTTCGTACGGCGCCGGCAGATCCAGCCGCCGGAAGAACTCGTCGGTGAAGATCAGGCTGTTGACCACTGCCCATTCCGCACACCCGTGGCCTAAGCATTTATCAGGGAAAAATGGCTGTTTTTTTTGCGCGAACGGGTTTGTTGCAAATTTTTTCCGGAGGTTTTTTTCAAATTTCCCACCGGTTGTTTCTTCGAGAGTCTCCCGGGACCCGGACTCACCGATGACCACCCATTCCCGCTTGTAGTGCATGAGATGATTGCGGATCTCAATGAGGGACCGCAGGTTCGCAAATGCCGGGTCATCTTCATCGAACGGAGGTTTTCCTGCTATGAGGAGAATCTTCTGGTATTTGTTTAACAGCGGGGCACGGTCGAAGTTCTTCTCGTTCTTCCACTTCTCACAGATCAGCCTCAAAAGTGCCTCATGCTTTTCATCGGAAAAAAAGTAGGCCTCGTCAGCAACATCGGCATAGAGCTCATTGATGGTGGATTCGAGGAACGTAACAGAGGACAGGACCGAATTGAGAATAAAGACTTCATGCCGGAGCTGGAGGTCGGCAGGAACCTCTTTTGCCCCCCGGTATTCCTGCTCGATCGCAAACGCGAGCTGGCAGAGCAGGGCTGCCGACTGGATATACCGCACGGAGAAGCAGTCCCGGAACCGGATCGCGGATTCCTCGCCACAGGTCTCAAGGGGGATCTTGTCCATCTGTACTATCCCGTTCTCTTTGGGAGGTAAAAAGAGTGCGGGGAACCGGAGGTCCCCCAATTGTTGCATTGACAACAGTTATCTCCCGGACCGGCAACCTATACTGGTGCATATGAAATCCCCGATCACCGGAGAGATCCCCTTTGGGGCTGTGATCTCCATCACCAGTCGCGGCCGGTTCATCTTTTTGAATGACCGGCTCCGGCCGCTGGGCCTCTCCGCCGGCCAGTTCCCGGTCCTGATGCTGCTTTACAAGGAGCAGAATATCATGCAGGAGACCCTTGTCCGGCACTATCATCTCGATAAGGGCACGATTGCCCGGGCAGTCAGGAAACTTGAAGATGCCGGGTACATCCGGCGTATCGTCGACCCCGATAACCGGAGGGCAGTCCGCCTCTTCCTCACGGAAAAAGGCGAACGGGTTGCCCCCGTGCTGCAGGACATAAATCGCGAGTGGGAAGAACAGGTCTGTGCCGGTCTGTCCCGGGATGAGAAAGAGACCCTCAATTCCCTGATGAGAACGGTGGCAGAGAACAGCCACAGGAGCATGCAGCATGCAAGAGACCATCCCGATGCAGACAACTGATTCTCCCGACAGGGCGACCGATGCCCCGGCGGGCAGAGACAACACCGAAGGCATCGCGCTCCTGATGGGCGATCCGAAAAAAGCCATCGTGAAACTGTCCGGGCCCATGATCATCGCGATGTTCCTGATGTCCACCTACAATATCGTCAACGCAATCTGGGTTGCCGGCCTTGGCTCCGATGCGCTGGCGGCTGTCGGGTTCATCACGCCGCTCTTCATGATCCTGATCGGGATCGGCAGCGGGCTTGGTGCCGGGACAGCATCCGTCATCTCCCGCCGTATCGGTGCAAAGGATAAGACCGGTGCTGACAACGCGGCAATCCACGCGATATTCATCACGCTGATCCTCTCGGCAATCCTCACCATACCGTTAATCTTCCTCACCGGCCCGATTGTCAACCTCTTTGGGGCGGGAGAGACTGCCGGGCTTGCAATAGAATACGGGCAGGTTGTCTTCCTCGGCATGGTGCTCATCCTCTTTACCAATATTGCTTATGCAATCCTCCGGGCCGAAGGAGATGCCAAACGGGCGATGTATGTCATGGCAGCGTCGTCGGTCCTGAACATGATCCTCGACCCGCTGCTGATCTACACCGCCGGCATGGGCATTGCCGGGGCCGCGTGGGGGATGATCATCTCGCTGGTCATGGTCTCGGGCGTACTCCTCTACTGGTTCTTTATGAAGCGGGACACCTACGTCACGATCTCGTACACGGCTTTCTCGTGGGACAAAAGGACAATAAAGGACATCCTCGGGGTTGGCCTTCCGGCAAGCTTTGAGTTCTTCCTCATGGCGATCCTCGCGATCTTCATCAACGGCCTGTTAGTTGCAACTGCGGGCACGGATGCTGTCGCAATCTATACCGCGGGGTGGCGGGTCGTGTTCTTCGCGGTCATCCCCCTCATCGCCATCAGCACCTCGGTTATCTCCGTTGCCGGGGCTGCTTACGGGGCACGGCAGTTTGCCAAGCTCCGGACGGTCCATACCTTCTCAATCTCGCTCGGAATTGCGATCTCGCTGGTCATCAGCGCCATCACCTTCATCTTTGCCCGGCAGATCGCCGTCATCTTCACGTACTCGCCGGACAGCGCCCATCTCGCACCGGAGATCGCCGCATTCCTTGCTATCATGTGCTTCTTCTACCCGTTCATCCCGCCGGGCATCATGTCGGGATCGATATTCCAGGCAACAGGAAAGGGAATGACTTCGCTTGTTATCTCAGTGCTGCGGAACCTTGTCTTCATCGCAGTCTTTGCCTACCTGTTCGGGATCGTGCTCGGGTTTGGCGAGCATGGCGTATGGTGGGGGATTGTTGTCGGGGATATTGTCGGGGGGACAATCGCGTTCATCTGGGCCCGGGCCTACATCTCGCGGCTGATTGCAAATGGGTAATATCCACTTTTTTTAGATTTTGTTGAAACGGACATGAACGGGAATTCACACCCAAACCATGAAAATCGTTTTTGTGATTCTCCTCCGCCTCAGGGCCTCTCCGAGGCACGGCGGGGCAAGGAGATTTTCTCCAACGGAATTTTTCGACAGGGCTGATCGCCACTTGATTATCTGTCAATAGTACGGTAACTTATACGGTTGATGAAAACTTCTGAAATAACGGGGGTCAAGGGGATGCTCCCCTTGGGCTGCCTCCCCCTCTGGGGGAGAGAGGGGGTCACACTCCAAGCGGTCGTGAAGATTTTGACAATTGTCTGAAAACGGATTTTACCAAAATTTTTTTCACGCCAACACCATCCAATCTCTGAAAATTACGTACGAACGGTCACCCTTGCCGGACACCGTAAATCTCAGCGGAATAAACTTTGATATCGATAACCGGTGTCCCGTCAAATGCGTCCAGTCCCCAGACTTTCAGGACTCCGTCTTTGACTTCAAGAAGGTCAACCATGCAGAGCGAGACCGGGTTCGGCCGGTCCGGGGATCGTATCGCAAACACTCCCTTCTCATACACAGTCCCTGGCGGGATTGCCCGGAGCACGGTCCGGTCCGCCCGGTCGAACCAGCAGAGGACCCAGAGATGTTTCTGCCCCTCCATCTGGTAAAGGGCGGGGCGGTAGCGTTCATCAACCACGATCTCGGAGATGGTATCTGATAAGCGACCCTGTCGCGGGGCATCGCCCTTTGCTTTGTAGGGAGAGCGGACGTATCCTATGGGATGGAGTTCTATGGGCGGGGAAGTCATCGTCAGGAGAGATTGGGAAGAGGGAGTATTTACGGATAGTGAGGGGAGGTCTCGCGCGAAAAGCGGGAAGTCAGGCTCAGTTACCCTTATTATACCTCACATCGAATGATGGTAAGCACTTTTAATACATGTGCTGGCAGATGTAAGTCCGACGTGCGACACAAACGCATGGCCTCAAACATGGCTTTGGGATTACAGAGAGTCAGTAAATAAACTGTACTTTTCTGGACTTACGTTTAGTCTATAAGGAGGCTACACTATGGCACGAATGCATGCTCGAAGAAGAGGCAAGTCATGCTCAGTCCGCCCCTACCGCAAGGAAGTCCCCGCATGGTCCAACAAGGACGTAGCAGGGATCACAAAAGTTATCCTTGAACTCCGGAAGGAAGGCGCGTCGAGCAGCAAGATTGGACTGGTACTCAGGGACAGCTATGGAGTTCCCGATATTAAACTTGCCACCGGCAAGCGTCTCGGGGACATCCTGAAAGAGAACAAGGTCGCAACCGAGATCCCCGAAGATCTCCGGGACCTCATGACAAAGGCGCTCGGTCTGCGCAAGCACCTGAGTGAGAACAAGAAAGATCTGCACAACAAACGGCAGCTTCAGCTGGTCGAATCCAAGGTTCGCCGTCTCGTGAAGTATTACACGGGAAGCAAGAAACTGCCCAAAGAGTTTGTGTACAAGCCGGAGACGGCAGAGATCCTGCTGTCCAGATAATCCATCTGTATAATTATCCACACCATCATGTCGCTCGATACCGCAGCAGAAACCGTGGCCGAACAGATTTCCCGGCAGGAGTTCATCGAGGTGTTCGCGCACCACGATGCAGACGGCATAGCCGCTGCCTCGATCCTCTGCCATGCGATGCTGCGTTTGAGTATCCGCTTCCGGCTCCGCGTCCGGCAGGAAATTACTGCAAAGGACCTGACCGGTGACGATACCTACCTGCTCTGCGATCTCGGTTCTGGCATTAAAGATCTCCCGAATGACGCAATCGTGGTGGATCACCACATCCCGGCATTCGATGGCGAGTTCCATGCAAACCCGCGGCTTGCCAGTATCGACGGCGATCGCGAACTCTCGGCAGCAGGCACCGCGTATCTCGTCGCCCAGAAGATGGGGGACAACCGCGACCTCGCCGGGCTCGTGATACCCGGCATACTCGGTGACGGACAACAGATGACCGGCAAAAACCTCGAGATCTTCAACGAGGCAATAACAAACGGCATCATTGTACCGGACCGGGGACTCATCCTGCCGGGCAGGGACATGACCGAACGGTTCTACACCGCGATCAGCCCCTACCTTGAAGGCGTGAGTGGCGCAGAAGAACTCGTCTCGACGCTCATCAACCAGTCCGCTGGCACTGATGGCGTCCGGCTCGACACCCTGCTCTCGCAGGTCGTGATAACGGCAGCACCGAAAACAACGCTTGCCGGCCTGGGTGCGATCTACGGCGACACCTACCACCTCCAGCGCGAAGTGATCGAGGATGCCCACGCACTCACCGCAGTCATCGATGCCTGCGGTAAAGCCGGGCGTGGCGATCTCGCTGCATCCCTCTGCCTCCGGTCGTCCCACGACATAGACCGGGCATGGGAGATTGCACGAAAGCACCGCGTCGGCGTGATCGA encodes:
- a CDS encoding MarR family transcriptional regulator: MKSPITGEIPFGAVISITSRGRFIFLNDRLRPLGLSAGQFPVLMLLYKEQNIMQETLVRHYHLDKGTIARAVRKLEDAGYIRRIVDPDNRRAVRLFLTEKGERVAPVLQDINREWEEQVCAGLSRDEKETLNSLMRTVAENSHRSMQHARDHPDADN
- a CDS encoding Zn-ribbon domain-containing protein → MPHKCTKCGREYKDGSTEILRGCASCGGKKFLYVKEEEINKDVLEEKSIEEIADESKEEVLEIVEQPTTAKKEVEMYDRVETIRIVSPGSYELNLEKMAKTDERIVSVGKEGSYIIDLMSMAKDEPKKKGKKK
- a CDS encoding CBS domain-containing protein, coding for MKKTTDAIRFETRVPIGEVMKRNPTMIGIEATVAKAAKVMCQEGVGSVIILEDHKPIGIVTEEDINCKVVAKDLKPSKVHVNEIMSTPLITVSADKTSGDAAHMMVKYKVRRLPVVDEHHKVIGIVTVRDLLTVSTELNDILEDLIEINREEIIEQGICDRCSQMSDDLKRVDGVMVCPGCRDEDKIT
- a CDS encoding CBS domain-containing protein → MHQNDRGIKQGDRLLKMQGKLDRGPVEFKSHIAEQEGEIMAIATRDVISVPPTTSIFGAVEQMTACGFRRLPVTDAGTKKLRGIITSGDVINFMGGGDKYKLVQVKHGGNLLSAVNENVRTIMTQQTVTLTHDATIRDAVKEIVEKMIGGLPIVDNDGVLTGIVTERDVMRVLGAQQSSLKVEDVMSTSLRVTAPDCPIETVAHDMTKYRLRRLPVVSDDVVYGIVTATDLMCYLGSREVFSRLTTGNISEVMGLPVRTLIKGNLITTTPEKSINEAAREMLAKNIGALPVIEDSRLIGLVTEFDLVRAFARG
- a CDS encoding MATE family efflux transporter, encoding MQETIPMQTTDSPDRATDAPAGRDNTEGIALLMGDPKKAIVKLSGPMIIAMFLMSTYNIVNAIWVAGLGSDALAAVGFITPLFMILIGIGSGLGAGTASVISRRIGAKDKTGADNAAIHAIFITLILSAILTIPLIFLTGPIVNLFGAGETAGLAIEYGQVVFLGMVLILFTNIAYAILRAEGDAKRAMYVMAASSVLNMILDPLLIYTAGMGIAGAAWGMIISLVMVSGVLLYWFFMKRDTYVTISYTAFSWDKRTIKDILGVGLPASFEFFLMAILAIFINGLLVATAGTDAVAIYTAGWRVVFFAVIPLIAISTSVISVAGAAYGARQFAKLRTVHTFSISLGIAISLVISAITFIFARQIAVIFTYSPDSAHLAPEIAAFLAIMCFFYPFIPPGIMSGSIFQATGKGMTSLVISVLRNLVFIAVFAYLFGIVLGFGEHGVWWGIVVGDIVGGTIAFIWARAYISRLIANG
- a CDS encoding DHHA1 domain-containing protein, with the protein product MSLDTAAETVAEQISRQEFIEVFAHHDADGIAAASILCHAMLRLSIRFRLRVRQEITAKDLTGDDTYLLCDLGSGIKDLPNDAIVVDHHIPAFDGEFHANPRLASIDGDRELSAAGTAYLVAQKMGDNRDLAGLVIPGILGDGQQMTGKNLEIFNEAITNGIIVPDRGLILPGRDMTERFYTAISPYLEGVSGAEELVSTLINQSAGTDGVRLDTLLSQVVITAAPKTTLAGLGAIYGDTYHLQREVIEDAHALTAVIDACGKAGRGDLAASLCLRSSHDIDRAWEIARKHRVGVIDAIRTAHPADGAPGVFEVKDVTLASDVADILARDRVNAQPVLVYARDGNACRISARCPAGVEKELGPLLRALAHASNGNGGGHNRRAGATIPCDQIGAFTKAWHEAVAS
- a CDS encoding 30S ribosomal protein S15, which gives rise to MARMHARRRGKSCSVRPYRKEVPAWSNKDVAGITKVILELRKEGASSSKIGLVLRDSYGVPDIKLATGKRLGDILKENKVATEIPEDLRDLMTKALGLRKHLSENKKDLHNKRQLQLVESKVRRLVKYYTGSKKLPKEFVYKPETAEILLSR
- the tsaA gene encoding tRNA (N6-threonylcarbamoyladenosine(37)-N6)-methyltransferase TrmO produces the protein MTSPPIELHPIGYVRSPYKAKGDAPRQGRLSDTISEIVVDERYRPALYQMEGQKHLWVLCWFDRADRTVLRAIPPGTVYEKGVFAIRSPDRPNPVSLCMVDLLEVKDGVLKVWGLDAFDGTPVIDIKVYSAEIYGVRQG
- a CDS encoding Era-like GTP-binding protein, which encodes MKIFLQTFGTAKKKFSNFLNSFFKKKRTRIGIYGPPNAGKTTLANRIARDWTGDAVGPVSEIPHETRRARKKEDIIISGANGSTVTMDIVDTPGVTTKIDYHEFLEFGMEKDEAIIRSREATEGVAEAMHWLREDIDGVIYMLDSTLDPFMQVNIMMIGIIESRNLPVIIVANKIDLPDATPARIRSAFPQHPVVAISGLEGRNVEDLYETMIEYFG
- a CDS encoding CBS domain-containing protein, whose translation is MKTAQDFILEIPVLKNSDQITKARQILRDGRFREVYVVDGKKSLVGYIDLTDGLRVTATKSNVTVEGFVKDAPMVSPEDSIEQVAKTMKSFHTDSAAVVDSTHHIRGGVLLSDLFPVIISRNELHGTVASRMTGHVVAVNPADELQKVQALIMESGFTAFPVIKKKRLVGIISRRDLISHKRVRSAIAQHAHTTIEDVMTHEVVTIAPDEPVRYAAELLVKHDISRLPVLNGEILVGIVDRHDILAALA